One window from the genome of Pseudomonas sp. L5B5 encodes:
- a CDS encoding sugar ABC transporter substrate-binding protein: MKLPFAGRLLAAAVLAATCAALPLSSAYADTPQKPKVALVMKSLANEFFLTMEDGAKAYQKEHSADFDLVSNGIKDETDTANQIRIVEQMIVSKVNVLVIAPADSKAMVPVIKKAVDAGITVINIDNQLDPDVLKSKNISVPFVGPDNRKGARLVGEYLAKQLKAGDEVGIIEGVSTTTNAQQRTAGFKDAMDAAQIKVVALQSGDWEINAGNRVASAMLSEYPNLKALLAGNDSMAVGAVSAVRAAGKAGKVQVVGYDNINAIKPMLKDGRVLATADQFAAKQAVFGIEAALKILKGEKVDSGVNGVIETPVELVTK, encoded by the coding sequence ATGAAGCTGCCCTTTGCTGGACGTCTCCTCGCTGCCGCTGTCCTGGCTGCCACTTGCGCAGCGCTGCCCCTCTCTTCGGCCTATGCCGATACCCCACAGAAACCCAAGGTCGCCCTGGTCATGAAATCCTTGGCCAACGAGTTCTTCCTGACCATGGAAGACGGCGCCAAGGCCTACCAAAAAGAGCACTCGGCGGATTTCGACCTGGTGTCCAACGGCATCAAGGATGAAACCGATACGGCCAACCAGATCCGCATCGTCGAGCAGATGATCGTTTCCAAGGTCAATGTGCTGGTGATCGCCCCTGCTGATTCCAAGGCCATGGTGCCGGTGATCAAGAAGGCGGTGGATGCCGGGATTACCGTGATCAACATCGACAACCAGCTCGATCCTGATGTGCTCAAGAGCAAGAACATCAGCGTACCCTTCGTAGGGCCCGACAACCGCAAGGGCGCTCGCCTGGTGGGCGAGTACCTGGCCAAGCAGCTCAAGGCCGGTGACGAAGTGGGGATCATCGAAGGAGTGTCCACTACCACCAATGCCCAGCAGCGCACCGCCGGTTTCAAGGACGCCATGGACGCCGCGCAGATCAAGGTGGTTGCCCTGCAGTCCGGCGACTGGGAAATCAATGCCGGCAACCGTGTGGCCTCGGCAATGCTCAGCGAGTACCCGAACCTCAAGGCATTGCTGGCGGGCAATGACAGCATGGCCGTGGGGGCTGTTTCTGCGGTGCGCGCCGCAGGCAAGGCCGGCAAGGTGCAGGTGGTCGGCTACGACAATATCAATGCCATCAAGCCGATGCTCAAGGACGGTCGGGTCCTGGCTACCGCTGACCAGTTCGCGGCGAAACAGGCTGTGTTCGGTATCGAGGCGGCGCTGAAGATCCTCAAGGGCGAGAAGGTCGATAGCGGTGTCAATGGCGTGATCGAGACTCCGGTCGAGCTGGTCACCAAGTAG